A genomic window from Gracilinanus agilis isolate LMUSP501 unplaced genomic scaffold, AgileGrace unplaced_scaffold19233, whole genome shotgun sequence includes:
- the LOC123254292 gene encoding fibrosin-1-like protein: MDGKVRQSRRSRSQRDRVRRREAAAREARNQSPSSGSDREPSPGKENTSQNCAHPRGAATAVAAATAAPRNSRPPRRRRRESSSQEEELIDGFAIASFSTLEALE; this comes from the coding sequence ATGGATGGGAAGGTCCGGCAGAGCCGCCGGTCTCGCTCCCAGAGGGACCGCGTGAGGCGAAGGGAGGCGGCCGCCCGCGAGGCCCGAAACCAGAGCCCGTCGTCCGGCTCCGACCGGGAGCCCAGCCCGGGCAAAGAGAACACGAGCCAGAACTGCGCGCACCCCCGGGGCGCGGCgacggcggtggcggcggcgacGGCCGCCCCCCGAAACTCACGCCCCCCGCGCCGCCGGCGCCGAGAGTCCAGTTCCCAGGAAGAGGAATTGATCGATGGCTTTGCGATCGCCAGCTTCAGCACCCTGGAGGCCTTGGAG